A genomic window from Punica granatum isolate Tunisia-2019 chromosome 2, ASM765513v2, whole genome shotgun sequence includes:
- the LOC116194918 gene encoding probable flavin-containing monooxygenase 1 translates to MERRVVIVGAGVSGLLACKYTIEKGFNPIVFEAESSVGGVWLTHTIKSTKLQNTRPGYRFSDFDWPSPPEGDDGFPTHTEVLEYIKAYAWNFELLPHIRLNCQVTGIQYLGETVEEMEAWDRWGGTGTAFGSAGRWHVSVHNKETDSMEVHQAEFVILCIGRFSGLPNIPELPPEKSIERFRGKVLHSMEYSALDDSMAAELIKGKRITIVGSEKSAVDIAAECADANGVEYPCTMIQRTPHWFLPDVFLWGVHIGYIYCNRFAELLVHKPSESFLHSLFATLLSPLKWGISKFSESYLRWKLPLKKYGMIPSHSFLEEVSSCTISMLPKNFYDKVEKGSIVLKRSRGFGFVEEGIILEGEDQPIRADFVILATGYKGDQKLVNMFESPIFQKYIARSPTSTVPLYRQTIHPRIPRLAIIGYAEGLSNLPLFEIRCQWLAQFLDGKFDLPSIKEMEKDVKVWENHMKQYAGRNFWRSCIGVSNIWANDQLCRDMGCNPRRKNGFLAEWFQPYGTTDYVGLASEY, encoded by the exons ATGGAGAGAAGAGTGGTAATTGTCGGAGCCGGTGTAAGCGGCCTCCTGGCTTGCAAGTACACCATTGAGAAGGGCTTCAACCCCATTGTCTTTGAGGCTGAATCCTCGGTTGGAGGGGTTTGGTTGACACACACGATTAAGTCCACGAAGCTCCAGAACACTAGGCCGGGATACCGGTTCTCAGACTTCGACTGGCCTTCCCCTCCTGAGGGCGACGATGGATTCCCAACCCACACTGAGGTCCTTGAATACATCAAGGCCTATGCCTGGAACTTTGAGCTGCTCCCTCATATCAGGCTCAACTGCCAGGTCACCGGGATCCAGTATCTCGGGGAGACAGTAGAGGAAATGGAGGCGTGGGATCGATGGGGTGGCACCGGCACTGCATTTGGGTCAGCTGGGAGGTGGCACGTGTCGGTCCACAACAAGGAGACTGATTCCATGGAG GTGCACCAAGCTGAATTTGTGATCCTCTGCATCGGACGTTTCAGCGGTCTCCCGAACATTCCAGAGCTACCTCCAGAGAAGTCCATTGAGCGGTTCCGTGGAAAAGTGTTGCACTCCATGGAATACTCTGCTCTGGATGACTCCATGGCTGCAGAACTCATCAAAGGAAAGCGAATTACCATCGTAGGATCAGAGAAATCCGCAGTGGATATTGCAGCTGAATGTGCGGATGCAAATG GAGTTGAGTATCCTTGTACAATGATCCAACGAACACCTCATTGGTTTTTACCCGATGTTTTCTTGTGGGGGGTACATATCGGCTACATATACTGCAATCGGTTTGCGGAACTTTTGGTACACAAGCCCAGCGAATCTTTCCTACACAGCCTATTTGCCACCCTGCTCTCTCCCCTT AAATGGGGTATTTCAAAATTCTCTGAGAGCTATCTCCGGTGGAAACTTCCACTGAAGAAGTATGGAATGATACCGAGCCACAGCTTTCTTGAAGAAGTATCATCCTGTACGATCAGTATGCTACCAAAGAACTTTTACGATAAGGTGGAAAAGGGAAGCATCGTCTTGAAGAGATCAAGAGGGTTTGGTTTTGTTGAAGAAGGAATTATCCTCGAAGGTGAAGACCAGCCAATAAGAGCTGATTTTGTGATTCTTGCCACCGGTTACAAAGGCGACCAGAAGCTTGTGAACATGTTCGAATCTCCGATCTTCCAGAAGTACATAGCCCGCTCGCCTACTTCGACGGTTCCCCTCTACAG GCAAACAATTCATCCCCGAATCCCACGTCTTGCGATAATTGGGTACGCTGAGGGCCTGTCCAACTTGCCCCTATTCGAGATACGGTGCCAGTGGCTTGCACAGTTCCTCGATGGGAAGTTTGACTTGCCAAGTATAAAGGAGATGGAGAAGGATGTGAAAGTGTGGGAAAACCATATGAAGCAATATGCTGGGAGGAATTTTTGGAGGTCATGTATTGGGGTGAGTAACATATGGGCCAATGATCAATTGTGCAGAGATATGGGTTGCAATCCACGACGAAAGAATGGGTTTTTGGCCGAGTGGTTTCAACCATATGGAACGACTGACTACGTAGGCCTTGCTTCTGAGTATTAA
- the LOC116197687 gene encoding putative flavin-containing monooxygenase 2 isoform X2: MERRVIIIGAGISGLLACKYTIQKGFNPVVFEAKSTIGDVWLKHIIQSSELHNPGKDLQFSDFDWPSPTGGGDRFPAHTDVFEYIKAYARKFGLLPHIQLNCQVTGIRYVGETEQEMEMGDRWGGTGTAFGSAGKWHVSVHKKETDSIEVHQAEFVILCIGCFIGLPNIPKLPPDQSIERFCGKVLDSRVYSALDDLGAAELIKRKRITVIGSGKSAVDIAAECADTNGAEYPCTIIQLTPHWVLPCVSLRGAHIGYLYSKRFAELSTHQPGESSLHRLLATVFSPLRWGISKFVECYLQWKLPLRKYGMIPNQSFLQDVSSGSIFRLPKNFYDKVKKGSIILKRSRGFGFVEEGVILKGEDRPIRTDLVILATGYKGDQKLANMFESPIFRKYVTHSSTSIIPLYRQTIHPRIPRLAVIGQAESMSNLPLFEIRCQWLAQFLDGKFELPSIKEMEKDVKAWEGHVERYGGRKFWMSCSGEIATEKNPTPDTEIFSCPICYNPLMRKGPPGLNLRAIHWSGFECEKCNKTYSSKDNYLDLTLVAGLKEYNEIKPAGTELFRIPLVSFLYERGWRQNFKRSGFPGPDEEFEMAQRYFKPAEGGLLVDVSCGSGLFSRRFAKSETYSGVIALDFSENMLRQCYDFIKSDSSLMEANLALVRADVARLPFASGSVDAVHAGAALHCWSSPSNARSPVFFVAGEFLLGPAFFGTIQLLRGF, encoded by the exons AAAGGGCTTCAACCCCGTTGTCTTTGAGGCCAAGTCCACCATTGGAGACGTTTGGTTGAAGCACATTATCCAGTCCTCGGAGCTCCACAACCCCGGGAAGGACTTGCAGTTCTCGGACTTTGACTGGCCGTCCCCTACTGGGGGCGGGGACAGGTTCCCAGCCCACACTGACGTCTTTGAATACATTAAGGCCTATGCCAGGAAATTCGGGCTGTTGCCACACATCCAACTGAACTGCCAGGTCACTGGTATCCGGTATGTTGGGGAGACTGAGCAGGAAATGGAAATGGGGGACAGATGGGGCGGCACGGGGACTGCGTTCGGGTCGGCTGGTAAGTGGCATGTGTCTGTCCACAAGAAGGAGACCGATTCCATAGAG GTGCACCAAGCTGAATTTGTGATCCTCTGTATCGGATGTTTCATCGGTCTCCCAAACATTCCGAAGCTACCTCCAGACCAGTCCATTGAGCGGTTCTGCGGGAAAGTGTTGGATTCCAGGGTATACTCTGCTCTGGATGATTTGGGGGCTGCAGAACTCATCAAAAGAAAGCGAATCACCGTCATTGGTTCGGGGAAATCTGCAGTGGATATTGCAGCTGAATGTGCAGACACAAATG GGGCCGAGTATCCTTGTACGATAATCCAACTGACGCCCCATTGGGTGCTTCCCTGTGTTTCCCTGCGGGGTGCACATATCGGCTACTTATACAGCAAGCGGTTTGCAGAACTATCAACACACCAGCCTGGTGAATCTTCGCTGCACAGACTTCTTGCCACCGTATTCTCGCCCCTT AGATGGGGTATTTCAAAATTCGTTGAGTGCTATCTGCAGTGGAAACTTCCACTCAGGAAGTACGGGATGATACCGAACCAGAGTTTCCTTCAAGATGTATCCTCCGGTTCTATCTTTAGGCTACCTAAGAACTTTTACGATAAGGTAAAAAAGGGAAGCATCATCTTGAAGAGATCAAGAGGTTTTGGATTCGTTGAAGAGGGAGTCATCCTCAAAGGAGAAGACCGGCCTATAAGAACCGATCTGGTGATTCTTGCCACAGGTTACAAAGGCGACCAGAAGCTTGCTAACATGTTTGAATCTCCAATCTTCCGGAAATACGTCACCCACTCGTCTACTTCAATAATTCCTCTGTACAG GCAGACAATCCATCCCCGAATTCCACGCCTCGCAGTAATTGGGCAAGCTGAGAGCATGTCAAACTTGCCCCTGTTTGAGATACGGTGCCAGTGGCTTGCGCAGTTCCTTGACGGAAAGTTTGAGTTGCCTAGTATTAAGGAAATGGAGAAGGATGTGAAAGCGTGGGAAGGCCATGTGGAGCGATATGGGGGGAGGAAGTTTTGGATGTCATGTAGTGGG GAAATAGCCACTGAGAAGAACCCGACTCCAGATACTGAAATATTCTCGTGTCCAATCTGCTACAATCCACTCATGAGAAAAGGCCCGCCGGGTCTAAACTT GAGAGCTATACATTGGTCGGGGTTTGAGTGTGAGAAATGCAATAAGACATATTCCAGCAAAGACAACTATCTTGATCTCACTCTAGTTGCGGGCTTGAAGGAGTACAATGAAATCAAACCAGCCGGGACCGAACTGTTCAG GATCCCACTTGTTTCATTTTTATACGAAAGAGGTTGGCGACAGAACTTCAAACGAAGTGGCTTCCCAGGTCCAGATGAAGAA TTTGAAATGGCTCAAAGGTACTTTAAACCTGCAGAAGGCGGACTTCTAGTTGATGTTAGCTGCGGGAGTGGTCTGTTCTCGAGGAGATTTGCCAAATCGGAGACTTACTCGGGAGTTATCGCCCTTGATTTCTCGGAGAACATGCTCCGTCAGTGCTATGATTTCATTAAAAGCGACAGCTCCCTAATGGAAGC GAACCTTGCTCTTGTGAGAGCTGATGTCGCGAGGCTTCCCTTTGCTTCAGGCTCAGTAGATGCTGTACATGCTGGTGCAGCTCTGCACTGCTGGTCATCGCCTTCCAATGCC AGATCACCCGTGTTCTTCGTAGCGGGGGAGTTTTTGTTGGGACCAGCTTTCTTCGGTACAATCCAGCTACTCCGAGGATTCTAA
- the LOC116197687 gene encoding putative flavin-containing monooxygenase 2 isoform X1 — MERRVIIIGAGISGLLACKYTIQKGFNPVVFEAKSTIGDVWLKHIIQSSELHNPGKDLQFSDFDWPSPTGGGDRFPAHTDVFEYIKAYARKFGLLPHIQLNCQVTGIRYVGETEQEMEMGDRWGGTGTAFGSAGKWHVSVHKKETDSIEVHQAEFVILCIGCFIGLPNIPKLPPDQSIERFCGKVLDSRVYSALDDLGAAELIKRKRITVIGSGKSAVDIAAECADTNGAEYPCTIIQLTPHWVLPCVSLRGAHIGYLYSKRFAELSTHQPGESSLHRLLATVFSPLRWGISKFVECYLQWKLPLRKYGMIPNQSFLQDVSSGSIFRLPKNFYDKVKKGSIILKRSRGFGFVEEGVILKGEDRPIRTDLVILATGYKGDQKLANMFESPIFRKYVTHSSTSIIPLYRQTIHPRIPRLAVIGQAESMSNLPLFEIRCQWLAQFLDGKFELPSIKEMEKDVKAWEGHVERYGGRKFWMSCSGEIATEKNPTPDTEIFSCPICYNPLMRKGPPGLNLRAIHWSGFECEKCNKTYSSKDNYLDLTLVAGLKEYNEIKPAGTELFRIPLVSFLYERGWRQNFKRSGFPGPDEEFEMAQRYFKPAEGGLLVDVSCGSGLFSRRFAKSETYSGVIALDFSENMLRQCYDFIKSDSSLMEANLALVRADVARLPFASGSVDAVHAGAALHCWSSPSNAIAEITRVLRSGGVFVGTSFLRYNPATPRILRLLRHVLPTNYIFLTAEEIKDVCMLCGLTNYASEIRQSFIMFSVQKP, encoded by the exons AAAGGGCTTCAACCCCGTTGTCTTTGAGGCCAAGTCCACCATTGGAGACGTTTGGTTGAAGCACATTATCCAGTCCTCGGAGCTCCACAACCCCGGGAAGGACTTGCAGTTCTCGGACTTTGACTGGCCGTCCCCTACTGGGGGCGGGGACAGGTTCCCAGCCCACACTGACGTCTTTGAATACATTAAGGCCTATGCCAGGAAATTCGGGCTGTTGCCACACATCCAACTGAACTGCCAGGTCACTGGTATCCGGTATGTTGGGGAGACTGAGCAGGAAATGGAAATGGGGGACAGATGGGGCGGCACGGGGACTGCGTTCGGGTCGGCTGGTAAGTGGCATGTGTCTGTCCACAAGAAGGAGACCGATTCCATAGAG GTGCACCAAGCTGAATTTGTGATCCTCTGTATCGGATGTTTCATCGGTCTCCCAAACATTCCGAAGCTACCTCCAGACCAGTCCATTGAGCGGTTCTGCGGGAAAGTGTTGGATTCCAGGGTATACTCTGCTCTGGATGATTTGGGGGCTGCAGAACTCATCAAAAGAAAGCGAATCACCGTCATTGGTTCGGGGAAATCTGCAGTGGATATTGCAGCTGAATGTGCAGACACAAATG GGGCCGAGTATCCTTGTACGATAATCCAACTGACGCCCCATTGGGTGCTTCCCTGTGTTTCCCTGCGGGGTGCACATATCGGCTACTTATACAGCAAGCGGTTTGCAGAACTATCAACACACCAGCCTGGTGAATCTTCGCTGCACAGACTTCTTGCCACCGTATTCTCGCCCCTT AGATGGGGTATTTCAAAATTCGTTGAGTGCTATCTGCAGTGGAAACTTCCACTCAGGAAGTACGGGATGATACCGAACCAGAGTTTCCTTCAAGATGTATCCTCCGGTTCTATCTTTAGGCTACCTAAGAACTTTTACGATAAGGTAAAAAAGGGAAGCATCATCTTGAAGAGATCAAGAGGTTTTGGATTCGTTGAAGAGGGAGTCATCCTCAAAGGAGAAGACCGGCCTATAAGAACCGATCTGGTGATTCTTGCCACAGGTTACAAAGGCGACCAGAAGCTTGCTAACATGTTTGAATCTCCAATCTTCCGGAAATACGTCACCCACTCGTCTACTTCAATAATTCCTCTGTACAG GCAGACAATCCATCCCCGAATTCCACGCCTCGCAGTAATTGGGCAAGCTGAGAGCATGTCAAACTTGCCCCTGTTTGAGATACGGTGCCAGTGGCTTGCGCAGTTCCTTGACGGAAAGTTTGAGTTGCCTAGTATTAAGGAAATGGAGAAGGATGTGAAAGCGTGGGAAGGCCATGTGGAGCGATATGGGGGGAGGAAGTTTTGGATGTCATGTAGTGGG GAAATAGCCACTGAGAAGAACCCGACTCCAGATACTGAAATATTCTCGTGTCCAATCTGCTACAATCCACTCATGAGAAAAGGCCCGCCGGGTCTAAACTT GAGAGCTATACATTGGTCGGGGTTTGAGTGTGAGAAATGCAATAAGACATATTCCAGCAAAGACAACTATCTTGATCTCACTCTAGTTGCGGGCTTGAAGGAGTACAATGAAATCAAACCAGCCGGGACCGAACTGTTCAG GATCCCACTTGTTTCATTTTTATACGAAAGAGGTTGGCGACAGAACTTCAAACGAAGTGGCTTCCCAGGTCCAGATGAAGAA TTTGAAATGGCTCAAAGGTACTTTAAACCTGCAGAAGGCGGACTTCTAGTTGATGTTAGCTGCGGGAGTGGTCTGTTCTCGAGGAGATTTGCCAAATCGGAGACTTACTCGGGAGTTATCGCCCTTGATTTCTCGGAGAACATGCTCCGTCAGTGCTATGATTTCATTAAAAGCGACAGCTCCCTAATGGAAGC GAACCTTGCTCTTGTGAGAGCTGATGTCGCGAGGCTTCCCTTTGCTTCAGGCTCAGTAGATGCTGTACATGCTGGTGCAGCTCTGCACTGCTGGTCATCGCCTTCCAATGCC ATTGCAGAGATCACCCGTGTTCTTCGTAGCGGGGGAGTTTTTGTTGGGACCAGCTTTCTTCGGTACAATCCAGCTACTCCGAGGATTCTAAGGCTCTTGAGACAT GTTCTTCCGACAAACTACATCTTCCTGACGGCAGAGGAGATCAAGGATGTGTGTATGTTGTGTGGCCTCACCAACTACGCGAGTGAAATTCGGCAATCCTTCATCATGTTCTCCGTTCAGAAGCCCTGA
- the LOC116194749 gene encoding probable flavin-containing monooxygenase 1 yields MERRVVIVGAGISALLACKYTMEKGFNPIVFEAESSIGGVWFNHTIKSTKVQNTREAYRFSDFDWPSPEDDDGFPPHNEALEYVRSYAKNFGLLPRIRLNCRVIGIQHVGVTAQEMEAWDLWGGTGTAFGSAGKWHVKVHNKETDTVEVHQAEFIILCIGRFSGLPNIPKLPPDQSIERFRGKVLNPMEYSALDDSAAAELIEGKRITIIGSGKSAVDIAAECADANGVRHPCTMIQRTIHWFIPDLFVWGAVGCLFMNRFGELLVHMPGESFLRCLFVTLLSPLRWGASKFVESCLRWKLPLKKYGMIPDRSFLEDLSSCTIGILPKNFYDKVEDGSIILKRLKKFGFVEEGVIIDGEDQPIRSDVVILATGYKGDEKLANMFKSPIFRELIARSPTSSVPLYRQTIHPHIPSLAVIGYAESLANLPLFEIQCQWLAEFLEGNFVLPSIKEMEKDVKVWEEHRKQYAGRNFWRSCIGVSNIWAKDQLCKDMGCNPRRKKGFFAEWFQPYGPTDYVGLTRNS; encoded by the exons ATGGAGAGAAGAGTAGTCATCGTCGGAGCCGGCATAAGTGCTCTTCTGGCCTGCAAATACACCATGGAGAAGGGCTTCAATCCCATTGTCTTTGAGGCCGAATCATCTATCGGAGGGGTATGGTTCAACCACACTATTAAGTCAACAAAGGTCCAGAACACCAGGGAGGCCTACCGGTTCTCGGACTTCGACTGGCCGTCCCCTGAAGACGATGACGGGTTCCCACCCCACAATGAGGCCCTCGAGTACGTTAGGTCCTATGCGAAGAACTTTGGGCTGTTGCCTCGCATCAGGCTGAACTGCCGCGTCATTGGGATCCAGCATGTCGGGGTAACAGCGCAGGAAATGGAGGCTTGGGATCTGTGGGGCGGCACTGGGACTGCATTCGGGTCGGCTGGGAAGTGGCACGTGAAGGTCCACAACAAGGAGACCGACACCGTAGAG GTGCACCAAGCTGAATTCATAATCCTCTGCATCGGACGTTTCAGCGGTCTCCCGAACATTCCAAAGCTGCCTCCTGACCAGTCCATCGAGAGGTTCCGTGGAAAAGTGTTGAATCCCATGGAATACTCTGCTCTTGACGACTCCGCTGCTGCAGAACTAATAGAAGGAAAGCGAATCACTATTATCGGATCCGGGAAATCTGCAGTGGACATTGCAGCTGAATGTGCAGATGCAAATG GTGTCCGGCATCCTTGCACGATGATCCAGAGGACAATTCATTGGTTTATACCCGATCTTTTCGTGTGGGGTGCTGTCGGATGCTTATTCATGAATCGATTCGGAGAGCTTTTGGTACACATGCCTGGGGAATCGTTCCTACGCTGCCTTTTCGTGACCCTACTCTCACCTCTC AGATGGGGTGCTTCAAAATTTGTGGAGAGCTGTCTCCGGTGGAAGCTTCCGCTGAAGAAGTACGGGATGATACCAGATCGCAGTTTTCTCGAAGACTTGTCCTCCTGCACTATTGGTATCTTGCCCAAAAACTTCTATGATAAGGTGGAAGATGGAAGCATCATTTTGAAGAGGTTGAAAAAGTTTGGGTTCGTCGAAGAAGGAGTCATCATCGATGGAGAAGACCAGCCGATTAGAAGCGATGTTGTGATTCTTGCCACAGGCTATAAAGGTGATGAGAAGCTCGCGAACATGTTCAAATCTCCGATCTTCCGGGAACTTATAGCCCGTTCACCAACTTCAAGTGTTCCTCTATACAG GCAGACGATTCATCCTCATATTCCAAGCCTGGCAGTAATTGGGTATGCCGAGAGTCTGGCAAACTTGCCTCTATTCGAGATCCAGTGCCAATGGCTTGCAGAATTCCTGGAAGGGAACTTCGTGTTGCCTAGTATCAAGGAGATGGAGAAGGATGTCAAAGTGTGGGAAGAACACAGGAAGCAATATGCTGGGAGGAATTTTTGGAGGTCATGTATTGGGGTAAGTAACATATGGGCTAAAGACCAATTGTGCAAAGATATGGGTTGCAATCCCCGAAGGAAGAAGGGGTTTTTCGCGGAGTGGTTTCAGCCGTATGGACCGACTGACTACGTAGGCCTCACGCGTAATTCATAA
- the LOC116197687 gene encoding probable flavin-containing monooxygenase 1 isoform X3 has protein sequence MMIWSPSGQVHQAEFVILCIGCFIGLPNIPKLPPDQSIERFCGKVLDSRVYSALDDLGAAELIKRKRITVIGSGKSAVDIAAECADTNGAEYPCTIIQLTPHWVLPCVSLRGAHIGYLYSKRFAELSTHQPGESSLHRLLATVFSPLRWGISKFVECYLQWKLPLRKYGMIPNQSFLQDVSSGSIFRLPKNFYDKVKKGSIILKRSRGFGFVEEGVILKGEDRPIRTDLVILATGYKGDQKLANMFESPIFRKYVTHSSTSIIPLYRQTIHPRIPRLAVIGQAESMSNLPLFEIRCQWLAQFLDGKFELPSIKEMEKDVKAWEGHVERYGGRKFWMSCSGEIATEKNPTPDTEIFSCPICYNPLMRKGPPGLNLRAIHWSGFECEKCNKTYSSKDNYLDLTLVAGLKEYNEIKPAGTELFRIPLVSFLYERGWRQNFKRSGFPGPDEEFEMAQRYFKPAEGGLLVDVSCGSGLFSRRFAKSETYSGVIALDFSENMLRQCYDFIKSDSSLMEANLALVRADVARLPFASGSVDAVHAGAALHCWSSPSNAIAEITRVLRSGGVFVGTSFLRYNPATPRILRLLRHVLPTNYIFLTAEEIKDVCMLCGLTNYASEIRQSFIMFSVQKP, from the exons ATGATGATTTGGTCTCCCTCTGGTCAGGTGCACCAAGCTGAATTTGTGATCCTCTGTATCGGATGTTTCATCGGTCTCCCAAACATTCCGAAGCTACCTCCAGACCAGTCCATTGAGCGGTTCTGCGGGAAAGTGTTGGATTCCAGGGTATACTCTGCTCTGGATGATTTGGGGGCTGCAGAACTCATCAAAAGAAAGCGAATCACCGTCATTGGTTCGGGGAAATCTGCAGTGGATATTGCAGCTGAATGTGCAGACACAAATG GGGCCGAGTATCCTTGTACGATAATCCAACTGACGCCCCATTGGGTGCTTCCCTGTGTTTCCCTGCGGGGTGCACATATCGGCTACTTATACAGCAAGCGGTTTGCAGAACTATCAACACACCAGCCTGGTGAATCTTCGCTGCACAGACTTCTTGCCACCGTATTCTCGCCCCTT AGATGGGGTATTTCAAAATTCGTTGAGTGCTATCTGCAGTGGAAACTTCCACTCAGGAAGTACGGGATGATACCGAACCAGAGTTTCCTTCAAGATGTATCCTCCGGTTCTATCTTTAGGCTACCTAAGAACTTTTACGATAAGGTAAAAAAGGGAAGCATCATCTTGAAGAGATCAAGAGGTTTTGGATTCGTTGAAGAGGGAGTCATCCTCAAAGGAGAAGACCGGCCTATAAGAACCGATCTGGTGATTCTTGCCACAGGTTACAAAGGCGACCAGAAGCTTGCTAACATGTTTGAATCTCCAATCTTCCGGAAATACGTCACCCACTCGTCTACTTCAATAATTCCTCTGTACAG GCAGACAATCCATCCCCGAATTCCACGCCTCGCAGTAATTGGGCAAGCTGAGAGCATGTCAAACTTGCCCCTGTTTGAGATACGGTGCCAGTGGCTTGCGCAGTTCCTTGACGGAAAGTTTGAGTTGCCTAGTATTAAGGAAATGGAGAAGGATGTGAAAGCGTGGGAAGGCCATGTGGAGCGATATGGGGGGAGGAAGTTTTGGATGTCATGTAGTGGG GAAATAGCCACTGAGAAGAACCCGACTCCAGATACTGAAATATTCTCGTGTCCAATCTGCTACAATCCACTCATGAGAAAAGGCCCGCCGGGTCTAAACTT GAGAGCTATACATTGGTCGGGGTTTGAGTGTGAGAAATGCAATAAGACATATTCCAGCAAAGACAACTATCTTGATCTCACTCTAGTTGCGGGCTTGAAGGAGTACAATGAAATCAAACCAGCCGGGACCGAACTGTTCAG GATCCCACTTGTTTCATTTTTATACGAAAGAGGTTGGCGACAGAACTTCAAACGAAGTGGCTTCCCAGGTCCAGATGAAGAA TTTGAAATGGCTCAAAGGTACTTTAAACCTGCAGAAGGCGGACTTCTAGTTGATGTTAGCTGCGGGAGTGGTCTGTTCTCGAGGAGATTTGCCAAATCGGAGACTTACTCGGGAGTTATCGCCCTTGATTTCTCGGAGAACATGCTCCGTCAGTGCTATGATTTCATTAAAAGCGACAGCTCCCTAATGGAAGC GAACCTTGCTCTTGTGAGAGCTGATGTCGCGAGGCTTCCCTTTGCTTCAGGCTCAGTAGATGCTGTACATGCTGGTGCAGCTCTGCACTGCTGGTCATCGCCTTCCAATGCC ATTGCAGAGATCACCCGTGTTCTTCGTAGCGGGGGAGTTTTTGTTGGGACCAGCTTTCTTCGGTACAATCCAGCTACTCCGAGGATTCTAAGGCTCTTGAGACAT GTTCTTCCGACAAACTACATCTTCCTGACGGCAGAGGAGATCAAGGATGTGTGTATGTTGTGTGGCCTCACCAACTACGCGAGTGAAATTCGGCAATCCTTCATCATGTTCTCCGTTCAGAAGCCCTGA
- the LOC116193619 gene encoding putative flavin-containing monooxygenase 2, whose product MECSSLDDSVAAELIKGKQITIIGSGKSAADIAAECADANGKTETLKHFLSDLMFHGLSILVQLSNGRLIGRYPEEKGSIILKKSSWFGFIEEGIILEGENWPIRTDVAILATGYNGDQKLVCMFESPIFQKHIARSPTSVVPLYRQTIHPRIPRHAIIGYAKTLSNLPLFKMRWRWLAQFLDPKFGLPSIKEMESRQTIHPRIPRLAIIGYSKTLSNLPLFEMW is encoded by the exons ATGGAATGCTCCTCTCTGGACGATTCCGTGGCAGCAGAACTGATTAAAGGGAAGCAAATCACCATCATTGGATCGGGAAAATCTGCAGCAGATATCGCAGCTGAATGTGCAGATGCAAATGGTAAGACTGAAACTCTGAAACACTTTCTGTCAGATCTTATGTTTCAC GGGCTGAGCATCCTTGTACAATTATCTAATGGACGCCTCATTGGGCGATACCCG GAGGAAAAGGGAAGCATCATCTTGAAGAAATCAAGCTGGTTTGGGTTCATCGAAGAAGGAATCATCCTGGAAGGAGAAAACTGGCCAATAAGAACTGATGTCGCAATTCTTGCCACAGGGTACAATGGTGACCAGAAGCTCGTGTGCATGTTTGAATCTCCGATCTTCCAGAAACACATAGCCCGCTCGCCAACCTCAGTGGTTCCTTTGTACAG GCAGACAATTCATCCTCGAATTCCACGCCATGCAATAATCGGGTATGCCAAGACCTTGTCGAACTTGCCTTTATTCAAGATGCGGTGGAGGTGGCTTGCACAGTTCCTCGACCCGAAGTTTGGCTTGCCCAGTATCAAGGAGATGGAGAGCAGGCAGACAATTCATCCCCGAATTCCACGCCTTGCGATAATCGGGTATTCCAAGACCTTGTCAAACTTGCCTTTATTCGAGATGTGGTGA
- the LOC116193618 gene encoding probable flavin-containing monooxygenase 1: MKSDVVILATWYKGDEKLMNKFESPIFRKLIARRRFILVSSLVIMGYVEGLSNLPLLEIRSQWPAEFLEGNFELPSIKDMEKDVKVGEDHMNQYGRRNFWRSCFGVNDIWASDQLCKDLGCNPRRNKGFFAEWFQPYGPTDYAGLTRKP; this comes from the exons ATGAAAAGCGATGTTGTGATTCTTGCTACATGGTATAAAGGAGATGAGAAGCTAATGAACAAGTTCGAATCGCCGATATTTCGGAAACTTATAGCTC GCAGACGATTCATCCTCGTATCAAGCTTGGTGATAATGGGGTATGTTGAGGGTCTATCAAACTTGCCTCTACTCGAGATCCGGTCCCAGTGGCCTGCGGAATTCCTGGAAGGGAACTTCGAGTTGCCAAGTATCAAGGATATGGAGAAGGATGTGAAAGTGGGGGAAGATCACATGAACCAATATGGTAGAAGGAACTTTTGGAGGTCCTGTTTTGGGGTAAATGACATATGGGCCAGTGACCAATTGTGCAAAGATCTGGGTTGCAATCCCCGAAGGAATAAGGGGTTTTTCGCGGAGTGGTTTCAACCTTATGGACCAACTGATTACGCAGGCCTTACTCGTAAGCCGTAA